ATATTCTGTGTACTGATTTCGTCCCAgcaaaccaaaataaaatgttttagaacAAAAGAGAACAGAGAATAATGGTAAGAAGACTTTCTTCATTCAAAGTATTAAGACAGCTTAAGAAGCTTGCATTGCATGTGCTGCtacattgaaaaagaaaattagacaAAGAAGCATCTGTTGGTGTTTAATCATATGCCCAACGTATTTCCTAAAAGATTTGTTTGACTctgaacattaaaataaaatgaaaaacctCACCTGCAACAGAAACTGAGCATACTTTTTCAGAAACAAAGGATTGTTTGGATTTTCATCAATCATCTTCTGAAAATAATCTTCAAAATTACTTTCCTCACCACAATTAGCTGCTGTAATTAGTGCTGCATCAGTCTCCTGTCTACTTGAAAGAACTGAGACTTGGCTGATTGGATCACTTGTTTCTTTGGAGGGCTTCAAAAGTTCGGTCTTTTGATTTTCCATGTCACTCTGCGCTTAGATATAAACCGTgagtattaaataattaatgtatcattcagaaaaagaaatgacccctaagaaatgaaaaagatcAGAAAACGCAAAAACACCTGAATTTCATGTtttccatcttcatcatcaaaatcttcAACTTTCCAGAGAAAACTAGCATATGCTGCAAGAACATGGCTGAAAAggatatattacatatttaccgttatcttatttttttagtcaTGAAAAACTGAACAATTTGCTTGTCTAAATAGAAGCTTTCAATTTCTGCAGGCTAGAGTAAGGTTGAAGAGCAACTTTTAGGCTGGTACTAAGCTCTAACTGATGATAATTTTAGCCTTCAAAACACAATGACCacgttgtatttaattttaaatgagatGGATATTTTGGCTGTGGCAATCTACCTGTCTTGAGGAGCAGCTTGAACTGCACGTTCAAAATAGACTAATGCTGTATCCTTGTCACGATGATTCTCCCACACTAGCTTCGCATACTGTGTCAAGGTTTCACTGTCATTAGGATCTGCCATGGTAGCACGAAGGAAGTATTCTTCAGCCCCTTGAAGGTCTCCATTAGACTATCATCATTAGATGTAACAAATAGGATGTCAAGCTTCTGAGAAGAACTATGAGAAACTTCATGCTAGTCTCAAAGAAACTAAAAGGTGATGATTAAACAATATACCTTCGTTTGTCATCCAAGCATGCCTCTTACAAACCTAATTAACTCTTATAAATGATTTTCAGAAAACGAGTTGTCCTAATAGACATGCCTCATGGGATTTACTACAAACATGAAAGGTTCAATGTCTATGCCCAAATCAATCTAAAACTAAGACCTGCATCTATTCATGTCAGAACCAAATTTCAAAAgtgatgtattttttaattgaagaatGCACAAACTAATCCGAAATCTGCAAGATTTGCAATCAGTTTCATTCATGATTGACAACTCACTTGTAAAAACTGCGCATACTTTTTGAGAAGCAAAGGGTGGCAGGGATACTCATCAACCATCCTCTTGTAATACCCTTCAAGATCCTCACTTTCTTGCAAGTTGGGATTAAATATATCATCATCCATAAGTTTATCAAATCCTATGTCAGCATCAACCCCAAGCCCCGTTGCCAGATACATGGGAGGACTAGCTGGTTCAACATCTTCCTCTTCAATACTCAAATTCTGAATCCCATTGGACCAATCATTCTCATTCTCACCTTCCTCAATCAAATCCATCTTCTTGTTCTCAAAACTGAACTCACCACTGCCCGTGACTTCCAAACTCTGTCCAAACAAAAgagttttcttcaaaatatcttcTGGGGTGATGCCATCATCTCCATCTCCATCAGGGTTGTTGTATATTGCAAATGATGGAGCTGAGTACAAGGTTGTCGATTCAAAGTCATCCTCCATCACTGACTTGGAACTGTCCATGGTGCTATCAACAAGATATGCCAATATCTGTAATTTGCTGCTAGTCTCAGAGATGTTAAACTTGATATGCAAGGATGAAAAACACAGCCTAAAAAAGCAAGGTCGGTTGTTAAATATTGCTAGCAATATTATGGCAAGAGACTGAGTTATTGAGAAATGGCAAATTGTTTGTTTCTAGTTTATCAGCATTAATTCTGGTccaagttttttaaatatttttcgcTTGCTTTATGTTACAAAAATCCAGATCCCAAGTCCACCTTTCATTAGACCACGAGGAGGAACATGACCACAATAATTGTATATTTAGTTctcaatttaataataattgtatatttttttaaattgagctAGAAAAACtgtacaaattaataaaataaaaatgtaataaaagtctaattttctttattctatataatttattaattaagattcaagtgaaaaatataattgattttagttttgaaagtgGAGTTATGAAAAGAAGGTCAAAAGACCACCCAGCAGAAGCAAGACCAACGTGATTCTGCTGAAGAAGTGCAGGAAGAAAGAGTATTGTCACATGAAAGTACTTACATTGGTTGATTTTATGGTATTTGTATGTGTATGTCTGCACAACTTTTTATCGAACAAAGCCAAGAATGAATGAaatctacttttttattttacattttgaatggtttttagtgaataaaaaaactatttaaaaatagtgtaaatgaaaatattgtttacattaaatgaattttgttgttgaataataaatattacattaaatgGAACGACAAGTTCAGGAATTCTCCGGCAAGGCATATGAGCTCGCCAGCACCGCAATTTAAGAACTCACCAGCGCCACAATATATGAACTATCCGGCACCCTAGTTCAAGAATTCTCCGAAACCGTAGTTTATGAATTCTCCGGTGCAACAGTTTAAGAACTCTCCGGCACCGCAGTACATCAGTTTTCCGGCGCCGCAGTTTAAGAATTTGCAGAATCTGCAGTATATAGCATCTCCCATGCCGCAATATATGACATCTCCGAAGCTGCAGTTTCGGAACTCACCGGCGGTGGGGGCGTCGCTGACGGTATCGAATCTCAATCCGAAGAGGGGGACGCCGATGCATTCGTTCGGAAAGGTGAACAGTGGGATTGAGTACATGACGCCGCGGAGGTGAAACATGGGGAACATGGGACAAATGGTGATGATGGAGTCGGAGCTGGGGCCATCCCCGTCGGAAGTGGCCGCGGCTATAGCGAGAAAGCCCGTGATTGACTAGGGGGAACACGAGATGGTGGGAGGGTGGAGATTGGACAGGAGCTGGCGGTCAGACCTGCCGCCAGTGATTGATCAGGGCGAGCTCTCTAGCCACCCGACATCGAGCACAAAGACCAGCCGCCACTCTCGAAGGCACACCGACGGTGGCAATACATCGAGTGGAGGCGGTGGCAGGAGTGGGGGGTGGGGGCGGGGTAAAGGGTAAGGGTAAGGGTCATAGTGAGAGTGGGTTGTTCTCAGGCGATCTGCGGTGTTGAATGCTATGTTGGTTGCGGCAGCAACTCTAAAGGAAAGAAGGCCCGCCGCTCTGTCTCCATGGACAACAATACCAGCAGTCTTCTCTGATGGATCCAAACCCACTACAACAACATGGGAATATTCATGTAAATGTTGTTCCATGTCATCAATGCACTCGTTGGAGAATATATGACTCTCCATGGGATATACATGTCAAGTGCAAGTAAACTATTTTGTGCTTAAATAAACATGCTTGAGTAAGCATTTGTGAGGCAGATTTGAAAAGTTTCAGATGCCTCAACATTTCGTTGCAATCACATAACCTCAATTCTTGTTTGATAACATGAGGAAAttaactacaagaaaaaaaaaaacacccttTGATTGATTAAGAAGCATTGTATTATTCTTGTGTTGTAATGTAGCAGATGAGTTTCAACAGAAACCCTTGCATGTATATCTTGTTCTGTAAACATTATCAACCATACCAATCTATCTTGACAACTTTCCAACTGCTGTAGTTTTAAAAATCCCGCTTACAAGCTCATTTTTACCAAATGCATGATTCTGGCTCTAGCATATAAATCCTTTCAGTTCTATCATTTATTTTTCCAAGTAGGTAGAAACTGCTGTCTAAACATGGTAGCTTATCTACAGGAACTTCCTGGGATCAGTTACGAAACCAGTTAGTGCAGAAGCTGCTGCAGTATACGGAGAAGCAAGATATATCTGGCCTTCTATGTGCCCCATCCGACCAGGGAAATTTCGATTTGTTGTTGAGACACAGACCTGCATAGAGTGTCCTTTCATCGGTTACATCGAAAGCAAAAACAATAACACATTCAAAATATATAGGAAGTTTCTCGGCATTTATCTATAGCTGCTCCAGAAAATACAAGCCAGCCTTTTCTAAGGAATTTGACTTTAGCAGAAGGGCAGTGGCGTTAACTGGAATATGACCCAACTACGTTTTGGGTTTTGTATTTGGCTCTGAGCAATAATTTTTATCACATGATGTTTCCAAGAGATCCAACT
This genomic interval from Vigna radiata var. radiata cultivar VC1973A chromosome 8, Vradiata_ver6, whole genome shotgun sequence contains the following:
- the LOC106772544 gene encoding uncharacterized protein LOC106772544 — protein: MDSSKSVMEDDFESTTLYSAPSFAIYNNPDGDGDDGITPEDILKKTLLFGQSLEVTGSGEFSFENKKMDLIEEGENENDWSNGIQNLSIEEEDVEPASPPMYLATGLGVDADIGFDKLMDDDIFNPNLQESEDLEGYYKRMVDEYPCHPLLLKKYAQFLQSNGDLQGAEEYFLRATMADPNDSETLTQYAKLVWENHRDKDTALVYFERAVQAAPQDSHVLAAYASFLWKVEDFDDEDGKHEIQSDMENQKTELLKPSKETSDPISQVSVLSSRQETDAALITAANCGEESNFEDYFQKMIDENPNNPLFLKKYAQFLLQSKRDHQAAEDYYSRAIVADPSDGEMISEYAKLVWELHHDEEKASFLFEQAVQATPGNSNVLAAYTSFLWETDDGES